From a single Microbacterium terrisoli genomic region:
- a CDS encoding dioxygenase — protein MAAGGKRKDGRTQRERARVYEARKEYNAGRVRRRTRDNVIGGIAGGVLLLVIAGAQVAYYTAGPGKTAPEPTHSPTPAVTAPAPVETTPAPTTTP, from the coding sequence GTGGCCGCCGGTGGCAAGAGAAAGGACGGGCGCACGCAGCGAGAGCGTGCGCGCGTGTACGAGGCACGCAAGGAGTACAACGCGGGCCGCGTGCGCCGGCGCACCCGCGACAACGTGATCGGTGGGATCGCCGGTGGTGTGCTGCTGCTGGTCATCGCAGGCGCGCAGGTCGCCTATTACACGGCGGGGCCGGGCAAGACCGCTCCCGAACCAACCCACAGCCCGACGCCGGCCGTGACCGCTCCAGCTCCTGTCGAGACCACCCCTGCCCCCACAACCACTCCGTGA
- a CDS encoding DUF349 domain-containing protein: protein MTADADNTPVPTPVPGPPSPAARARLAAAADAPVDVEPWGRVDDSGVVSVREGTQWRVVGEYPDGTPAEALAYFERKFVDLAGEVSLLEARHRGGGASASDLRSTATTVREKTVDAAAVGDLASLQRRIDTLLAELEEAAVVESAAAREAVDAAIAERTSLVEHVEALAARDPKSVQWKQTTAELAELFAQWQAQQQSSPRLPKSAAQKLWKRFRDARATIDRQRREFYAELDETHKAARARKTALVERAEALAPRGEDGIPAYRDLLDSWKAAGRAGKKADDALWARFKAAGDALYGARVERETAEVEASREKIEAKRALLEEAAPILDESDIAKARAALTGIQRRWDEIGRVFPRDKERALDEDLRKIEVNVRGREDADWKRNNPETKARTNDMTRQLTDAIAKLEQELQDAEAAGDAKATAEASEALQARKAWLKAVGG from the coding sequence GTGACTGCCGACGCAGACAACACTCCCGTTCCCACGCCGGTCCCCGGCCCGCCGTCCCCTGCCGCCAGAGCGCGGCTTGCGGCAGCAGCCGACGCGCCCGTCGACGTCGAGCCCTGGGGTCGTGTCGATGACAGCGGCGTCGTCTCCGTGCGCGAGGGCACGCAGTGGCGCGTCGTCGGAGAGTACCCGGACGGCACGCCAGCCGAGGCACTGGCCTATTTCGAGCGCAAATTCGTGGACCTGGCCGGCGAGGTGTCACTGCTGGAAGCGCGCCACCGCGGCGGCGGTGCGTCCGCGTCGGACCTGCGCAGCACGGCCACGACCGTGCGCGAGAAGACAGTGGATGCCGCGGCCGTCGGTGACCTGGCCTCGCTGCAGCGGCGCATCGATACGCTGCTGGCGGAGTTGGAAGAGGCCGCCGTCGTCGAGAGCGCGGCCGCCCGCGAGGCCGTCGACGCGGCCATCGCCGAACGGACCTCTCTGGTCGAGCACGTGGAAGCCCTCGCCGCTCGCGATCCGAAGTCTGTGCAGTGGAAGCAGACCACGGCCGAGCTGGCCGAGCTGTTCGCCCAGTGGCAGGCGCAGCAGCAGAGCAGCCCGCGACTGCCGAAGTCGGCAGCGCAGAAGCTCTGGAAGCGCTTCCGTGACGCACGCGCCACGATCGACCGCCAGCGCCGCGAGTTCTACGCCGAACTGGACGAGACGCACAAGGCCGCACGTGCGCGCAAGACCGCGCTGGTCGAGCGCGCCGAAGCCCTCGCGCCGCGCGGCGAGGACGGCATTCCGGCCTATCGGGACCTGCTGGACTCGTGGAAGGCAGCCGGGCGTGCCGGCAAGAAGGCCGACGACGCCCTCTGGGCGCGGTTCAAGGCAGCCGGCGACGCGCTGTACGGCGCGCGCGTAGAGCGCGAGACCGCCGAGGTCGAGGCATCCCGCGAGAAGATCGAGGCCAAGCGCGCGCTGCTCGAAGAGGCCGCTCCGATCCTCGACGAGTCCGACATTGCGAAGGCTCGCGCTGCGCTGACCGGCATCCAGCGTCGCTGGGACGAGATCGGTCGTGTGTTCCCCCGCGACAAGGAGCGTGCCCTCGACGAGGACCTGCGCAAGATCGAGGTCAACGTCCGCGGCCGTGAAGACGCCGACTGGAAGCGCAACAACCCCGAGACCAAGGCGCGCACGAACGACATGACCCGCCAGCTCACCGACGCGATCGCAAAGCTCGAGCAGGAGCTGCAGGATGCCGAAGCCGCCGGCGACGCGAAAGCCACCGCCGAAGCATCTGAGGCCCTCCAGGCCCGCAAGGCATGGCTGAAGGCCGTCGGCGGCTGA
- a CDS encoding replication-associated recombination protein A: MRPTSLDEVAGQQHLLRAGSPLVKLADPGAASTSAVSVILWGPPGTGKTTLAQAIARSSGRRFVELSAVTAGVRDVREVMQDALNQRDLYGQSTILFLDEIHRFTKAQQDALLPGVENGWVVLIAATTENPSFSVISPLLSRSLLLTLQPLSDEDVGLLIDRAVTDPRGLADAVRLDDAARSALVRLASGDARRALTSLEAAASIADTDGDAKPAITAEAVAQAVDKALLRYDKQGDEHYDVISAFIKSIRGSDVDASMHYLARMIEAGEDPRFIARRLVISAAEDIGLADPQALQIAVAAADAVAFIGMPEGRIPLAEATAYLATTAKSNAAYLAIDKAIADVRAGGFGRVPKHLRDAHYAGAKRLGHGKGYVYPHDSAIGVSAQQYLPDELRGTRYYEPKPLGAERDVQARLEKIRRILGE, from the coding sequence ATGCGCCCGACGTCGCTGGACGAGGTGGCCGGTCAGCAGCATCTGCTGCGCGCAGGCTCGCCGCTGGTCAAGCTCGCCGACCCCGGTGCGGCGTCGACCTCGGCCGTCTCGGTGATCCTGTGGGGCCCACCCGGTACGGGCAAGACGACCCTGGCGCAGGCGATCGCGCGGTCGTCGGGACGACGGTTCGTCGAGCTTTCGGCGGTGACCGCAGGGGTGCGCGACGTTCGCGAGGTGATGCAGGATGCCTTGAACCAGCGCGACCTGTACGGGCAGTCCACGATCCTGTTCCTCGACGAGATCCACCGATTCACGAAGGCTCAGCAGGATGCCCTGCTGCCCGGCGTGGAGAACGGCTGGGTGGTCCTGATCGCCGCGACCACCGAGAACCCGTCGTTCTCGGTCATCTCTCCGCTGCTGTCCCGATCGCTGCTGCTGACCTTGCAGCCTCTCTCCGACGAGGACGTCGGACTGCTGATCGATCGGGCCGTGACCGATCCGCGCGGCCTCGCCGATGCCGTCCGGCTCGACGACGCTGCCCGCTCGGCGCTCGTGCGTCTCGCGTCGGGCGACGCGCGCCGGGCGCTGACGTCGCTGGAGGCCGCGGCATCCATCGCCGACACCGACGGCGACGCGAAGCCTGCGATCACCGCCGAGGCGGTGGCACAAGCCGTCGACAAGGCGCTGCTGCGCTACGACAAACAGGGCGACGAGCACTACGACGTCATCAGCGCATTCATCAAGTCGATCCGGGGATCGGACGTCGACGCGTCGATGCACTATCTGGCGCGGATGATCGAGGCGGGGGAGGACCCGCGGTTCATCGCGCGGCGGCTGGTGATCTCTGCGGCCGAAGACATCGGCCTGGCCGACCCGCAGGCACTGCAGATCGCGGTCGCCGCGGCCGACGCGGTCGCCTTCATCGGGATGCCGGAAGGGCGCATTCCGCTCGCCGAGGCGACCGCCTATCTCGCCACGACGGCGAAGTCCAACGCGGCGTACCTGGCCATCGACAAGGCGATCGCCGATGTGCGCGCCGGCGGATTCGGCCGGGTGCCGAAGCACCTGCGCGACGCGCACTATGCGGGAGCGAAGCGGCTCGGGCACGGCAAGGGTTACGTGTATCCCCACGACAGCGCGATCGGCGTGTCGGCGCAGCAGTATCTTCCCGACGAGCTGCGCGGCACCCGGTACTACGAGCCCAAGCCCCTCGGGGCCGAGCGCGACGTGCAGGCGCGACTGGAGAAGATCCGCCGGATCCTGGGGGAGTGA
- the rpsD gene encoding 30S ribosomal protein S4 has product MASKSQDRRKVRLSRALGVALTPKAARYLDKRPYGPGEHGRTKRKQDSDYAVRLREKQRLREQYGIREKQLRIAFSEARRKDGLTGENLVELLEMRLDALVLRAGFARTTAQARQFVVHRHIMVDGQLVDRPSFRVKPGQLIHVKQRSEGTEPFQVAAAGGNAEVLPPVPGYLEVDLDKLQARLVRRPKRAEVPVTCEVQLVVEYYAAR; this is encoded by the coding sequence GTGGCATCGAAGTCCCAGGACCGCCGCAAGGTCCGCCTGTCCCGCGCCCTCGGCGTGGCGCTGACACCCAAGGCCGCGCGCTACCTCGACAAGCGCCCCTACGGCCCCGGCGAGCACGGCCGCACCAAGCGCAAGCAGGACAGCGACTACGCCGTCCGTCTGCGCGAGAAGCAGCGTCTGCGTGAGCAGTACGGCATCCGCGAGAAGCAGCTGCGCATCGCCTTCAGTGAAGCGCGTCGCAAGGACGGCCTGACCGGTGAGAACCTCGTCGAGCTGCTCGAGATGCGTCTGGACGCCCTCGTGCTGCGTGCCGGCTTCGCCCGCACCACCGCGCAGGCCCGCCAGTTCGTCGTGCACCGTCACATCATGGTCGACGGCCAGCTCGTCGACCGCCCGTCGTTCCGGGTGAAGCCGGGCCAGCTCATCCACGTCAAGCAGCGCAGCGAGGGCACCGAGCCCTTCCAGGTCGCAGCCGCGGGCGGCAACGCCGAGGTGCTTCCCCCCGTTCCGGGCTACCTCGAGGTCGACCTCGACAAGCTGCAGGCACGCCTGGTGCGTCGCCCGAAGCGCGCCGAGGTGCCGGTCACGTGTGAAGTTCAGCTCGTCGTCGAATACTACGCAGCGCGCTGA
- the alaS gene encoding alanine--tRNA ligase, giving the protein MKTAEIAQRYLDFFEKNDHVIVPSASLVSDDPSILFTIAGMVPFIPYLSGLVPAPYPRAADVQKCIRTLDIEEVGHTARHGTFFQMLGNWSFGDYFKEGAIAYAWELLTSPETAGGLGFDEKDLWVTVYEGDDDAAELWKRIAGLPEERIQRMGKEDNYWHTGQPGPGGPCSEIYFDRGPAYGRDGGPAVDDNRFTEIWNLVFMQEQIRDVRSKTEFEVVGPLPKKNIDTGMGLERVAFIKQGVENMYEIDQVRPVLDLAVDLSGRRYGADHEDDIRFRVIADHVRSSLMLLSDGVTPSNEGRGYILRRLMRRTVRAMRLLGVDRPTFPELFVASRDAMASAYPVVAEDWTRISQYAVAEEETFLRTLASGSTILDLAIDETKKASKTSISGSEAFLLHDTYGFPIDLTLEVAQEAGLDVDRASFDTLMQEQKARAKADAKSRKRALADQSVYRQFRASGETVFTGYTDLETASTVLGILVDGQPAQQATQGQIAEVILAETALYAESGGQVADKGTIVGPGYELDVLDVQRPVPGLVSHTVEVSHGEVGVGQAATSVVDAANRRQAAQAHSATHLVHAALRDTLGRTATQAGSLNRAGYLRFDFAWGQALSTPTKSEIEEIANNAVRDNLQVTTRVLPLAEAKSLGAMALFSEKYGDTVRMVDIGGPWSRELCAGTHVSTSAEIGLISLVGESSVGASHRRVEALVGVDAFHELAAERAIVSQLTSALKTPRDQLPARIADLSAQLKTAEKKIAAFEAKALADRAPALAETAATVGGQRLVAASIGAVPSGDDVRTLALQVRDRLGTEAAVVALAATAAGRPVVIVATNEAARARGTKAGVLAKTAAAVLGGGGGGRDDVAQGGGTRGDAIDAALEAVRASVERK; this is encoded by the coding sequence ATGAAGACCGCTGAGATCGCCCAGCGCTACCTCGACTTTTTCGAGAAGAACGACCATGTCATCGTCCCGTCGGCGTCTCTGGTCAGCGACGACCCGTCGATCCTGTTCACGATCGCCGGCATGGTGCCGTTCATCCCGTACCTGAGCGGCCTCGTTCCCGCGCCGTACCCGCGCGCTGCTGATGTGCAGAAGTGCATCCGCACGCTCGACATCGAAGAGGTCGGGCACACCGCACGCCACGGCACGTTCTTCCAGATGCTGGGCAACTGGTCGTTCGGCGACTACTTCAAAGAGGGTGCCATCGCCTACGCATGGGAGCTGCTGACCAGCCCTGAGACGGCGGGCGGCCTCGGCTTCGACGAGAAGGACCTCTGGGTCACCGTCTATGAAGGCGACGACGACGCGGCAGAGCTGTGGAAGCGCATCGCGGGCCTGCCCGAGGAGCGCATCCAGCGGATGGGCAAAGAGGACAACTACTGGCACACCGGTCAGCCCGGGCCCGGAGGCCCCTGTTCGGAGATCTACTTCGACCGCGGGCCCGCGTACGGGCGTGACGGGGGACCGGCCGTCGATGACAACCGGTTCACCGAGATCTGGAACCTCGTGTTCATGCAGGAGCAGATCCGCGACGTGCGCTCCAAGACCGAGTTCGAGGTCGTCGGGCCGCTGCCGAAGAAGAACATCGACACCGGCATGGGGCTCGAGCGCGTCGCGTTCATCAAGCAGGGCGTCGAGAACATGTACGAGATCGACCAGGTGCGCCCCGTGCTCGATCTCGCGGTGGACCTCTCCGGCCGCCGCTACGGAGCCGACCACGAGGACGACATCCGATTCCGTGTGATCGCCGACCACGTCCGCTCCTCGCTGATGCTGCTCTCGGACGGCGTCACGCCCTCCAACGAGGGCCGCGGCTACATCCTGCGCCGGCTCATGCGCCGCACGGTGCGCGCGATGCGCCTGCTGGGCGTGGACCGCCCGACCTTCCCCGAGCTGTTCGTCGCCTCACGCGACGCGATGGCGTCGGCCTACCCCGTCGTCGCGGAGGACTGGACCCGCATCTCGCAGTACGCAGTGGCCGAAGAAGAGACGTTCCTGCGCACGCTGGCGTCCGGGTCGACGATCCTCGACCTGGCGATCGACGAGACGAAGAAGGCGTCGAAGACCTCGATCAGCGGGTCGGAGGCCTTCCTGCTGCACGACACATACGGCTTCCCGATCGACCTCACGCTCGAAGTGGCGCAAGAGGCCGGACTCGACGTGGACCGTGCGTCCTTCGACACCCTCATGCAGGAGCAGAAGGCCCGCGCGAAGGCCGACGCGAAGTCCCGCAAGCGCGCATTGGCAGACCAGAGCGTCTACCGGCAGTTCCGTGCATCCGGCGAGACCGTTTTCACCGGATACACCGACCTCGAAACCGCCTCGACGGTGCTGGGCATCCTCGTGGACGGACAGCCTGCACAGCAGGCCACACAGGGCCAGATCGCCGAGGTCATCCTCGCCGAGACGGCGCTGTACGCCGAGAGCGGCGGGCAGGTGGCCGACAAGGGCACCATCGTCGGACCCGGATACGAGCTGGACGTGCTGGACGTGCAGCGTCCGGTGCCGGGCCTGGTCAGCCACACCGTCGAGGTCTCGCACGGCGAGGTCGGCGTGGGGCAGGCGGCGACGAGCGTGGTGGATGCCGCGAATCGGCGTCAGGCGGCGCAGGCGCACTCCGCGACCCACCTCGTGCACGCGGCCCTGCGCGACACCCTCGGCCGCACGGCGACCCAGGCCGGTTCGCTGAACCGCGCGGGATATCTGCGCTTCGACTTCGCATGGGGGCAGGCCCTGTCGACTCCGACCAAGAGCGAGATCGAAGAGATCGCCAACAACGCCGTGCGCGACAACCTGCAGGTGACCACCCGCGTGCTGCCGCTGGCGGAGGCGAAATCCTTGGGGGCCATGGCGCTGTTCAGCGAGAAGTACGGCGACACGGTGCGCATGGTCGACATCGGCGGTCCCTGGTCGCGTGAACTGTGCGCGGGCACGCATGTGTCCACCAGTGCGGAGATCGGGCTGATCAGCCTGGTCGGCGAGTCGTCGGTGGGCGCATCCCACCGTCGCGTCGAGGCGCTGGTGGGTGTGGACGCATTCCACGAGCTCGCGGCCGAACGAGCGATCGTGTCGCAGCTGACGTCGGCTCTGAAGACCCCGCGCGACCAGCTGCCGGCGCGTATCGCGGACCTGTCGGCTCAGCTGAAGACGGCGGAGAAGAAGATCGCCGCGTTCGAGGCGAAGGCGCTGGCCGATCGGGCGCCCGCGCTGGCCGAGACCGCAGCCACGGTCGGCGGGCAGCGACTGGTGGCGGCATCCATCGGCGCCGTGCCCTCGGGCGATGATGTGCGAACGCTCGCGCTTCAGGTGCGTGACCGCCTCGGAACCGAGGCCGCAGTGGTGGCGCTGGCGGCCACAGCGGCCGGGCGACCGGTCGTCATCGTGGCCACGAACGAGGCGGCACGTGCCCGCGGCACGAAGGCCGGCGTGCTGGCGAAGACGGCCGCCGCAGTGCTCGGCGGCGGCGGCGGCGGACGCGACGACGTCGCGCAGGGCGGCGGCACTCGGGGTGACGCGATCGATGCCGCGCTGGAGGCCGTACGGGCGTCGGTGGAGCGCAAGTGA